The Methylorubrum populi genome contains a region encoding:
- the rocF gene encoding arginase, with translation MHPSQAIEVIGAPIEIGTSEPGAVMGPASLRTAGLVRVLQDLGVSVADRGDLDPDCVPGQRDLPAIRAWMTGISRAVEASLGRGSLPLVAGGDHSLSLGSIDGALRHCSRSGRPLFVLWLDAHADFNTLETSLSGNVHGMPLAALCGEPGFEALFEEGERPSLDPRHVHLFGLRSIDAGERALVAQRQVHVVDMRSIDEFGVVAPLRRILDRVAAVDGHLHASFDVDFLDPTVAPGVGTTVPGGATFREAHLIMEMLCDSGLVGSLDVVELNPFLDERGRSARVLVELVASLFGRRIIDRPTEGAPPEA, from the coding sequence ATGCACCCGTCGCAAGCCATCGAGGTGATCGGCGCACCGATCGAGATCGGGACGAGCGAGCCCGGCGCCGTGATGGGCCCCGCCTCCCTGCGCACCGCCGGACTTGTGCGGGTGCTGCAGGATCTCGGCGTCTCGGTCGCCGACCGGGGCGACCTCGACCCGGATTGCGTGCCGGGTCAGCGCGATCTTCCGGCGATCCGCGCCTGGATGACCGGGATCTCGCGAGCGGTCGAAGCCTCTCTCGGCCGCGGGAGCCTGCCGCTGGTCGCCGGTGGCGATCACAGCCTTTCCCTCGGCTCGATCGACGGCGCCCTTCGTCATTGCAGCCGCAGCGGCCGGCCGCTCTTCGTTCTCTGGCTCGATGCGCACGCGGACTTCAACACCCTCGAAACATCGCTGTCGGGCAACGTGCACGGCATGCCGCTCGCCGCGCTCTGCGGCGAGCCCGGCTTCGAGGCCCTGTTCGAGGAAGGCGAGCGCCCGTCGCTCGATCCGCGCCACGTCCACCTGTTCGGCCTGCGCTCCATCGATGCGGGCGAGCGGGCGCTCGTGGCACAGCGGCAGGTGCACGTCGTCGACATGCGCAGCATCGACGAGTTCGGCGTGGTGGCGCCCCTGCGGCGCATCCTCGACCGGGTGGCGGCGGTCGACGGCCACCTGCACGCGAGCTTCGACGTCGACTTCCTCGATCCCACCGTCGCGCCCGGCGTCGGCACGACGGTGCCGGGCGGGGCGACCTTCCGCGAGGCGCATCTCATCATGGAGATGCTGTGCGACTCGGGACTCGTCGGCTCCCTCGACGTGGTTGAGCTGAACCCTTTCCTGGACGAGCGCGGGCGCAGTGCCCGGGTGCTCGTCGAGCTGGTGGCGAGCCTGTTCGGCCGCCGTATCATCGACCGGCCGACCGAGGGGGCGCCGCCGGAGGCATGA
- the zwf gene encoding glucose-6-phosphate dehydrogenase: MATIIPVSPFDYVVFGATGDLTQRKLLPALYQRYRDAQIPETSRIIGASRSHMSAEEFRERARDALKSFVPAGEIDEAKLDGFLDHLFYVAVDALGDDGWDALKSLLDERPDRIRPYYLATSPDLYGAICRNLDRYGLIGEKSRVVLEKPIGKDLKSARAINDAVGAVFPENQIFRIDHYLGKETVQNLLALRFANTIFERLWNSDVIDHVQITVGETVGVEGRGGYYDTSGALRDMVQNHILQLLCLTAMESPISLDANSVRDEKLKVLRALKPIGAADVQSVTVRGQYAAGAVNGRPVEGYQADLGDDSPSRTETFVALKLEVQSGRWAGVPFYIRTGKRLPKKLSEIVVQFRASPFSIFPADAFGREPNRLVIRLQPEEGMKLEVMTKDPGPGGMRLRPTNLDISFEETFKQRYPDAYERLLMDVVRGNATLFMRRDEVEVAWAWADTLLKAWADRPEPPRPYAAGSWGPTASIALIERDGRTWHEEIG, encoded by the coding sequence TTGGCCACCATCATCCCCGTCTCGCCCTTCGACTACGTCGTGTTCGGCGCCACCGGCGACCTGACCCAGCGCAAGCTCCTGCCGGCGCTCTACCAGCGCTACCGCGACGCGCAGATCCCGGAGACGAGCCGCATCATCGGCGCCTCGCGCAGTCACATGTCCGCGGAAGAGTTCCGCGAGCGCGCCCGCGACGCCCTGAAAAGCTTCGTGCCGGCGGGCGAGATCGACGAGGCCAAGCTCGACGGCTTCCTCGACCACCTGTTCTACGTCGCCGTCGATGCGCTCGGGGACGACGGCTGGGACGCCCTGAAGAGCCTGCTCGACGAGCGGCCCGATAGAATCCGGCCCTACTATCTCGCCACCTCGCCGGACCTCTACGGCGCGATCTGCCGGAACCTCGACCGCTACGGGCTGATCGGCGAGAAGAGCCGGGTCGTGCTGGAGAAGCCGATCGGCAAGGATCTGAAATCGGCCCGCGCCATCAACGACGCGGTCGGCGCGGTGTTTCCGGAGAACCAGATCTTCCGGATCGACCACTATCTCGGCAAGGAGACGGTGCAGAACCTGCTCGCGCTGCGCTTCGCCAACACGATCTTCGAGCGGCTGTGGAATTCCGACGTCATCGACCACGTGCAGATCACGGTGGGCGAGACCGTCGGCGTCGAGGGCCGCGGCGGCTACTACGACACCTCCGGCGCCCTGCGCGACATGGTGCAGAACCACATCCTCCAGCTCCTCTGCCTCACGGCGATGGAGAGCCCGATCTCCCTCGACGCCAATTCCGTGCGCGACGAGAAGCTGAAGGTGCTGCGCGCGCTCAAGCCCATCGGCGCCGCCGACGTGCAGAGCGTGACGGTGCGCGGCCAGTATGCGGCGGGCGCAGTGAACGGCCGGCCGGTCGAGGGCTACCAAGCCGATCTCGGCGACGACAGCCCGAGCCGGACCGAGACCTTCGTCGCCCTCAAGCTCGAAGTGCAGAGCGGGCGCTGGGCGGGCGTGCCGTTCTACATCCGCACCGGCAAGCGCCTGCCGAAGAAGCTGTCCGAGATCGTGGTGCAGTTCCGCGCCTCGCCGTTCTCGATCTTCCCGGCGGACGCGTTCGGGCGGGAGCCGAACCGCCTCGTCATCCGCCTCCAGCCGGAGGAAGGCATGAAGCTCGAGGTGATGACCAAGGATCCGGGCCCCGGCGGCATGCGCCTGCGCCCGACCAACCTCGACATCTCCTTCGAGGAGACCTTCAAGCAGCGCTACCCCGACGCCTACGAGCGGCTCCTGATGGACGTGGTGCGCGGCAACGCCACCCTGTTCATGCGCCGCGACGAGGTCGAGGTGGCGTGGGCCTGGGCCGACACGCTGCTCAAGGCCTGGGCCGACCGCCCCGAGCCGCCGCGCCCCTACGCCGCCGGAAGCTGGGGCCCGACCGCCTCGATCGCCCTGATCGAGCGCGACGGCCGCACGTGGCACGAGGAGATCGGCTGA
- a CDS encoding PilZ domain-containing protein — translation MPDFPLPPADHSTETGPGDVATHVEAALVARREERASTNWIALIRLFDGTEIPCNVKDISKSGAKLGVPAAYELPATFMLRILGRDFVLRVNLAWRRGNYAGVRIERIAKLPVAEEKKAAPVEQVPDYHSIGTRRSRSSD, via the coding sequence ATGCCGGATTTCCCCCTTCCGCCCGCCGATCACTCGACCGAAACGGGACCGGGCGACGTCGCGACGCATGTCGAGGCGGCTCTCGTCGCCCGGCGCGAGGAGCGGGCGTCCACCAACTGGATCGCGCTGATCCGGCTGTTCGACGGCACCGAAATCCCGTGCAACGTCAAGGATATCTCGAAGTCCGGGGCGAAGCTCGGCGTTCCGGCCGCCTATGAACTGCCCGCGACCTTCATGCTGCGAATCCTCGGCCGGGACTTCGTGCTGCGGGTGAACCTCGCGTGGCGGCGCGGCAATTACGCGGGCGTGCGAATCGAGCGCATCGCCAAATTGCCGGTCGCGGAGGAGAAGAAGGCGGCACCCGTCGAACAGGTGCCGGATTACCATTCCATCGGGACGCGCCGCAGCCGATCCTCGGACTGA
- a CDS encoding divalent-cation tolerance protein CutA: MERPLLVYTTFPDAPTALAVGEALVRERLAACVNVIPGMLSVYAWKGAVEHGEEVVAILKSREGLADALGAALRERHPYETPIILHLPVSGADPDTAAWIRTETGLG; this comes from the coding sequence ATGGAGCGCCCGCTCCTCGTCTACACGACCTTTCCCGACGCACCGACGGCCCTCGCCGTCGGGGAGGCCCTGGTGCGCGAACGCCTCGCGGCCTGCGTGAACGTGATTCCGGGGATGCTGTCGGTCTACGCCTGGAAAGGCGCGGTGGAGCACGGCGAGGAGGTCGTGGCGATCCTCAAGAGCCGGGAGGGGCTGGCCGACGCCCTCGGGGCCGCCCTCAGGGAGCGGCATCCCTACGAGACCCCGATCATCCTGCACCTGCCGGTCTCGGGCGCCGATCCGGACACCGCCGCCTGGATCCGGACGGAGACCGGCCTCGGCTGA
- a CDS encoding NAD kinase codes for MPRRFSRIAFVASPTADAREAADALMRRYDHVPPEEADVVVALGGDGLMLQVLHRFMNAPKPIYGMNRGTVGFLMNEFREDGLLDRLEATKRSTVHPMTMIATDTEGRSHTARAINEVYMLRQTHQTAKLRVSVDDHVRLPELIADGILAATPAGSTAYNLSVGGPILPLNAHLLALTPISAFRPRRWRGALLPNYGRIRIDVIDAEHRPVAAVADHTEFRRVCTVETWLDHATNLVLLHDPGHSLEERILREQFG; via the coding sequence ATGCCGCGGCGCTTTTCTCGGATCGCCTTCGTGGCGAGCCCCACGGCGGATGCGCGGGAGGCGGCGGACGCCCTGATGCGCCGCTACGACCACGTCCCGCCGGAGGAAGCCGACGTGGTGGTGGCGCTCGGCGGCGACGGCCTGATGCTGCAGGTGCTGCACCGTTTCATGAATGCGCCCAAGCCGATCTACGGCATGAACCGCGGCACGGTCGGCTTCCTGATGAACGAGTTCCGGGAGGACGGCCTGCTCGACCGCCTCGAGGCGACCAAGCGCTCGACCGTCCACCCGATGACCATGATCGCCACCGATACCGAGGGGCGCAGCCACACCGCGCGGGCGATCAACGAGGTCTACATGCTGCGCCAGACCCACCAGACCGCCAAGCTGCGGGTCTCGGTGGACGACCACGTGCGCCTGCCCGAACTGATCGCCGACGGCATCCTCGCCGCGACGCCGGCCGGCTCGACCGCCTACAACCTCTCGGTCGGCGGGCCGATCCTGCCGCTCAACGCGCATCTCCTGGCGCTCACGCCGATCTCGGCCTTCCGGCCCCGGCGCTGGCGCGGCGCGCTGCTGCCGAACTACGGGCGCATCCGCATCGACGTGATCGACGCCGAGCACCGGCCCGTCGCGGCGGTGGCCGACCACACCGAATTCCGGCGGGTCTGCACCGTGGAGACGTGGCTGGACCACGCCACCAACCTCGTCCTGCTGCACGATCCCGGCCACAGCCTGGAAGAACGCATCCTGCGCGAACAGTTCGGCTGA
- the mltG gene encoding endolytic transglycosylase MltG: protein MFRRRQELPSPPPASEEPSLPNRPSPRSPGEAIKPTVAPPPPEQPERRRGGLLATISGFLTLAVVLALGALVGLTLVNRQASEPGPLPADKVVVIPNRSGTSEIAAILAREGVIDHPTLFEMTARFGGKGPLKHGEYMFKAHASVKDSIETLSNGRQVQHAITFPEGLTSEQIVARLGDNDILSGEIAETPPEGSLLPDTYKFERGATRQQILNLMRAKQREVLNQIWQRRSAEVPVKTPAEMVTLASIVEKETGRADERPRVAGVFVNRLQKRMKLQSDPTIVYGLVGGRGTLGRGILRSEIERATPYNTYVIEGLPPGPIANPGRAALEAVANPSRTKDLYFVADGTGGHAFADSLEGHQRNVTRWRQVERARQQSQQPDSGAVDKVDPNAAEPNAPQAPGRASAYAPGSNAAFALDGAATDGTPGGQRPKAFDASEGTKLDPLRNRTYDLGSPKTVPVLRNP, encoded by the coding sequence ATGTTCCGCAGACGCCAAGAGCTGCCGTCTCCGCCGCCCGCTTCCGAGGAACCGTCGCTGCCGAACCGGCCGTCGCCGCGCAGCCCGGGCGAGGCCATCAAGCCGACCGTCGCCCCGCCGCCGCCCGAACAGCCGGAGCGCCGCCGCGGCGGCCTGCTCGCCACCATCAGCGGCTTCCTCACCCTCGCCGTGGTACTGGCACTGGGCGCCCTCGTCGGGCTCACCCTCGTCAATCGCCAAGCCTCCGAGCCGGGCCCGCTCCCCGCCGACAAGGTCGTGGTGATCCCGAACCGCAGCGGAACCTCCGAGATCGCCGCGATCCTCGCCCGCGAGGGCGTGATCGATCATCCGACCCTGTTCGAGATGACCGCCCGCTTCGGCGGCAAGGGGCCGCTGAAGCACGGCGAGTACATGTTCAAGGCCCATGCCAGCGTGAAGGACTCGATCGAGACCCTGAGCAACGGCCGGCAGGTCCAGCACGCCATCACCTTCCCCGAGGGCCTGACCTCCGAGCAGATCGTGGCGAGGCTCGGCGACAACGACATCCTGTCCGGCGAGATCGCCGAGACCCCGCCCGAGGGCTCGCTCCTGCCCGACACCTACAAGTTCGAGCGCGGCGCCACCCGCCAGCAGATCCTCAACCTGATGCGGGCCAAGCAGCGCGAGGTTCTGAACCAGATCTGGCAGCGGCGCAGCGCCGAGGTGCCGGTGAAGACGCCGGCCGAGATGGTGACGCTGGCCTCCATCGTCGAGAAGGAGACCGGCCGGGCCGACGAGCGGCCGCGGGTGGCGGGCGTGTTCGTCAACCGGCTCCAGAAGCGGATGAAGCTGCAATCCGATCCGACCATCGTCTACGGTCTCGTCGGCGGCCGGGGCACCCTCGGGCGCGGCATCCTGCGCTCGGAGATCGAGCGCGCGACCCCCTACAACACCTACGTGATCGAGGGCCTGCCGCCGGGCCCGATCGCCAATCCGGGCCGCGCCGCCCTGGAAGCGGTCGCCAACCCGTCCCGCACGAAGGATCTCTACTTCGTGGCCGACGGCACCGGCGGACATGCCTTCGCCGATTCGCTGGAGGGCCATCAGCGCAACGTCACCCGCTGGCGACAGGTCGAGCGCGCCCGCCAGCAGTCGCAGCAGCCCGATTCGGGCGCCGTCGACAAGGTCGACCCCAACGCCGCCGAGCCCAACGCCCCGCAGGCCCCCGGCCGCGCTTCCGCCTACGCACCGGGCTCGAACGCGGCCTTCGCCCTCGATGGCGCCGCCACCGACGGCACGCCCGGCGGCCAGCGCCCGAAGGCCTTCGATGCCTCCGAGGGCACGAAGCTCGATCCCCTGCGCAACAGAACCTACGATCTCGGCTCGCCGAAGACGGTGCCGGTGCTGCGCAACCCGTAG
- the fabF gene encoding beta-ketoacyl-ACP synthase II — protein MRRVVITGLGMVTPLGGSVEHTWSRLVAGDSGASAVTAFQTDDLACRIACTLPFGDGSEGTFNPDAWMEVKEQRKVDPFIVYAMAAAGQALDDADWHPKTDADQEATGVLIGSGIGGIGTIYDASVTLHEKGPRRISPFFIPGRIINLASGQVSIQHGLKGPNHAVVTACSTGAHAIGDASRLIALGDADVMVAGGTEAPVNRLSLAGFAACRALSTGFNDRPTKASRPYDRDRDGFVMGEGAGIVVLEAYEHAKSRGARIYAEVIGYGLSGDAYHITSPAPDGDGGFRCMKAAVKRAGIDPSEIDYINAHGTSTPLGDELELKAVERLLGASAAKASMSSTKSAIGHLLGAAGAVEAIFSVLAIRDGVMPPTLNLDNPSVETPIDLIPHEAKRKRIDTVLSNSFGFGGTNASLLMRRVA, from the coding sequence ATGCGTCGGGTGGTGATCACGGGTCTGGGGATGGTCACGCCGCTGGGTGGCAGCGTCGAGCACACCTGGAGCCGTCTCGTCGCCGGCGACAGCGGGGCCTCCGCCGTCACCGCCTTCCAGACCGACGACCTCGCTTGCCGGATCGCCTGCACGCTCCCCTTCGGCGACGGTTCCGAGGGCACCTTCAATCCCGATGCGTGGATGGAGGTGAAGGAGCAGCGCAAGGTCGATCCCTTCATCGTCTATGCCATGGCCGCCGCCGGCCAGGCGCTCGACGACGCCGACTGGCACCCGAAGACCGACGCGGACCAGGAGGCGACCGGCGTCCTGATCGGCTCCGGCATCGGCGGCATCGGCACCATCTACGATGCCTCGGTGACGCTTCACGAGAAGGGACCGCGGCGCATCTCGCCGTTCTTCATCCCCGGCCGCATCATCAACCTCGCCTCGGGGCAGGTCTCGATCCAGCACGGGCTGAAAGGTCCGAACCACGCGGTCGTCACCGCCTGCTCGACCGGCGCGCACGCCATCGGCGACGCCTCCCGGCTGATCGCGCTGGGTGACGCCGACGTGATGGTGGCCGGCGGCACGGAGGCCCCGGTCAACCGTCTTTCGCTCGCGGGCTTCGCCGCCTGCCGCGCGCTCTCCACCGGCTTCAACGACCGGCCGACCAAGGCTTCGCGCCCCTACGACCGCGACCGCGACGGCTTCGTCATGGGCGAGGGCGCCGGCATCGTCGTGCTGGAGGCGTACGAGCACGCCAAGTCGCGCGGCGCCCGGATCTACGCCGAGGTGATCGGCTACGGCCTGTCGGGCGATGCCTACCACATCACCTCGCCGGCGCCCGACGGCGACGGCGGCTTCCGCTGCATGAAAGCCGCGGTGAAGCGGGCCGGGATCGACCCGTCCGAGATCGACTACATCAACGCCCACGGCACCTCGACGCCGCTCGGCGACGAACTGGAGCTGAAGGCGGTGGAGCGGCTGCTCGGGGCGTCGGCGGCCAAGGCCTCGATGTCGTCGACCAAGTCGGCCATCGGTCACCTGCTCGGCGCGGCCGGCGCGGTGGAAGCGATCTTCTCCGTGCTCGCGATTCGCGACGGCGTGATGCCGCCGACGCTCAACCTCGACAACCCGTCCGTCGAGACGCCGATCGACCTGATCCCGCACGAGGCCAAGCGCAAGCGGATCGACACCGTGCTGTCGAACTCCTTCGGCTTCGGCGGCACCAACGCCTCGCTGCTGATGCGCCGCGTGGCATGA
- a CDS encoding acyl carrier protein, which yields MSDIAERVKKIVVEHLGVEPEKVTEASNFIDDLGADSLDTVELVMAFEEEFNVEIPDDAAETIQTVGDAIKFLEKNSA from the coding sequence ATGAGCGATATCGCCGAGCGCGTGAAGAAGATCGTCGTCGAGCACCTGGGCGTCGAGCCTGAGAAGGTCACCGAGGCCTCCAACTTCATCGACGATCTCGGCGCCGACAGCCTCGACACCGTCGAGCTGGTGATGGCGTTCGAGGAGGAGTTCAACGTCGAGATCCCGGACGACGCGGCCGAGACCATCCAGACGGTCGGCGACGCGATCAAGTTCCTGGAGAAGAACTCCGCCTGA
- the fabG gene encoding 3-oxoacyl-[acyl-carrier-protein] reductase has protein sequence MFDLTGRKALVTGATGGLGGAIARALHARGAHVALSGTRRAVLDERAAELGGGRVAVVEANLADKGAVEALLPAAESALGGLDILVNNAGITRDNLFMRMKDDEWEAVLDVNLTAAFRLSRAALRGMMKRRYGRIIGIGSVVGATGNPGQGNYAAAKAGLVGMTKALAAEVATRGITVNCIAPGFIASAMTDALNEKQRETILTRVPAGRLGTGAEIGAAAVYLASEEAGYVTGQTLHVNGGMAMY, from the coding sequence ATGTTCGACCTCACCGGCCGCAAGGCCCTCGTCACCGGCGCGACCGGCGGCCTCGGCGGGGCGATCGCCCGGGCGCTGCACGCGCGAGGGGCGCACGTCGCCCTTTCCGGCACCCGCCGCGCCGTGCTGGACGAACGGGCGGCGGAACTCGGCGGCGGCCGCGTCGCCGTGGTCGAGGCCAACCTCGCCGACAAGGGCGCGGTCGAGGCGCTGCTGCCGGCGGCCGAATCGGCGCTGGGCGGCCTCGACATCCTCGTGAACAACGCCGGCATCACCCGCGACAACCTCTTCATGCGGATGAAGGACGACGAGTGGGAGGCGGTGCTCGACGTCAACCTCACCGCCGCCTTCCGGCTCTCGCGCGCCGCGCTCCGGGGCATGATGAAGCGCCGCTACGGCCGCATCATCGGCATCGGTTCGGTGGTCGGCGCCACCGGCAACCCGGGTCAGGGCAACTACGCCGCCGCCAAGGCGGGGCTCGTCGGCATGACCAAGGCGCTGGCGGCGGAAGTCGCCACCCGCGGGATCACCGTCAACTGCATCGCGCCGGGCTTCATCGCCTCGGCCATGACCGACGCCCTGAACGAGAAGCAGCGCGAGACGATCCTGACCCGCGTGCCCGCGGGGCGGCTCGGCACCGGCGCCGAGATCGGCGCGGCGGCGGTCTATCTGGCCTCGGAGGAAGCGGGTTACGTGACGGGGCAGACGCTGCACGTCAATGGCGGCATGGCGATGTACTGA
- the fabD gene encoding ACP S-malonyltransferase, whose protein sequence is MTRAFIFPGQGSQAVGMGKALSEASPAARQVFEEVDAALGQNLSRLMFEGPSEELTLTANAQPALMAASLAVLRTLEAERGLDLKRDAAFVAGHSLGEYSALAAAGTVSISDAARLLRIRGEAMQRAVAPGIGAMAALLGPDLATARDIAGEAAQGMVCGVANDNGAGQVVLSGHKEAVERAMALAQSRGVRRAVLLNVSAPFHCALMAPAAEAMRRALAEVTMTAPVVPVYANVTAGPLADPDAIRAALVAQVTGTVRWAESVAAMAGAGVDRFHELGAGKVLTGLVKRIAPNASAGAVGTPDDVAAYD, encoded by the coding sequence ATGACGCGAGCCTTCATCTTTCCGGGGCAGGGCAGCCAAGCGGTTGGCATGGGCAAGGCGCTGAGCGAGGCGTCCCCGGCCGCCCGGCAGGTCTTCGAGGAGGTCGACGCGGCGCTCGGCCAGAACCTCTCGCGCCTGATGTTCGAGGGTCCGTCCGAGGAATTGACCCTGACCGCCAACGCCCAGCCGGCGCTGATGGCGGCGAGCCTGGCCGTGCTGCGCACGCTGGAGGCCGAGCGCGGCCTCGATCTGAAGCGCGACGCCGCCTTCGTCGCCGGCCATTCGCTGGGCGAATACTCGGCGCTCGCCGCCGCCGGCACCGTCTCGATCTCCGACGCCGCCCGCCTTCTGCGCATCCGCGGCGAGGCGATGCAGCGGGCGGTCGCACCGGGCATCGGCGCCATGGCCGCCCTGCTCGGGCCCGACCTCGCCACCGCCCGGGACATCGCCGGGGAGGCGGCGCAGGGCATGGTCTGCGGCGTCGCCAACGACAACGGCGCGGGGCAGGTCGTCCTGTCCGGGCATAAGGAGGCGGTCGAGCGGGCGATGGCGCTGGCGCAGAGCCGCGGCGTGCGCCGGGCGGTGCTGCTCAACGTCTCCGCGCCCTTCCACTGCGCCCTGATGGCGCCCGCCGCCGAGGCGATGCGCCGGGCGCTGGCCGAGGTGACGATGACGGCGCCGGTGGTGCCGGTCTACGCCAACGTCACCGCCGGCCCGCTCGCCGACCCCGATGCGATCCGCGCGGCGCTGGTGGCCCAGGTCACCGGCACCGTGCGCTGGGCCGAGAGCGTCGCCGCGATGGCCGGGGCCGGCGTCGACCGCTTCCACGAACTCGGCGCCGGCAAGGTGCTGACCGGCCTCGTCAAGCGGATCGCGCCGAATGCTTCCGCGGGCGCGGTCGGCACGCCCGACGACGTCGCCGCCTACGACTGA
- a CDS encoding pyridoxal phosphate-dependent aminotransferase family protein, which produces MRHRERTDATARVRADGVRLLSQAPGEAPFIRGLDFASQDCLGLSTHPEIVEAAAETLRRFGVRSVCAAAEAGDPGLSLALERRIADFLQMEEAMLCPTGRAAALTVIRGLVRPADHVVIDASVRGGLREAAEAATRNLFPFRHLDAGHCRARLRAIRARDVENGILVVTESLSPADSGTPDLAALRALCDEYGATLLVDVAEDLGCLGEDGRGHLGLQDMLGKVDLVTGSFSKSFASNGGFVAARTRSITACLRANDGAAASALSPIQTAVILSAFAVIDDAEGQERRARLMRSVLNLRAALREQGVEVSGEPCATVSVQTGSADLARLVGRRLAECGLLADLAATSEAGRLRLHVTAGHSDAEIARAAACIAEALERARSDIAAAPRGPKLRAAA; this is translated from the coding sequence ATGAGACATCGTGAACGGACCGACGCGACGGCCCGGGTCCGGGCGGACGGCGTCCGCCTCCTGTCGCAGGCGCCTGGCGAGGCGCCCTTCATCCGCGGCCTCGACTTCGCCTCGCAGGATTGCCTCGGTCTCTCGACCCACCCCGAGATCGTGGAGGCGGCCGCCGAGACCCTGCGCCGGTTCGGCGTCCGCAGCGTCTGCGCCGCGGCCGAGGCCGGCGATCCCGGCCTGTCGCTGGCGCTGGAGCGCCGGATCGCCGACTTCCTCCAGATGGAGGAGGCGATGCTCTGCCCGACCGGCCGCGCCGCCGCGCTCACCGTGATCCGCGGACTCGTGCGCCCGGCCGACCACGTGGTGATCGACGCCTCGGTCCGGGGCGGCCTGCGCGAGGCGGCCGAGGCCGCGACACGCAACCTCTTCCCGTTCCGCCATCTCGATGCCGGGCATTGCCGCGCCCGTCTCCGGGCGATTCGCGCCCGCGACGTGGAGAACGGCATCCTCGTCGTGACCGAGAGCCTGTCCCCGGCCGATTCCGGCACGCCCGACCTCGCCGCCCTGCGGGCGCTCTGCGACGAGTACGGCGCGACGCTGCTCGTGGACGTCGCCGAGGATCTGGGTTGCCTCGGCGAGGACGGGCGCGGCCATCTCGGCCTACAGGACATGCTCGGCAAGGTCGATCTGGTGACGGGCAGCTTCTCGAAGAGCTTCGCCTCGAACGGCGGCTTCGTCGCCGCCCGCACCCGTTCGATCACCGCCTGCCTGCGCGCGAACGACGGTGCCGCCGCGAGCGCGCTCTCGCCGATCCAGACGGCGGTGATCCTCAGCGCCTTCGCGGTCATCGACGACGCCGAGGGGCAGGAGCGCCGCGCCCGGCTGATGCGCAGCGTCCTGAACCTGCGCGCGGCCCTGCGCGAGCAGGGGGTTGAGGTCAGCGGAGAGCCCTGCGCGACCGTCTCGGTACAGACCGGCTCGGCCGATCTCGCCCGCCTCGTCGGCCGCCGCCTGGCCGAATGCGGCCTGCTCGCCGATCTCGCCGCGACTTCGGAGGCCGGCCGCCTGCGGCTGCACGTGACCGCCGGACATTCCGATGCGGAAATCGCCCGCGCCGCCGCCTGCATCGCCGAAGCGCTGGAACGGGCGCGCAGCGACATCGCCGCCGCGCCGCGCGGACCGAAGTTGCGGGCCGCGGCGTAG